In Candidatus Paceibacterota bacterium, the following are encoded in one genomic region:
- the map gene encoding type I methionyl aminopeptidase, giving the protein MITIKTPEDIAKLRKAGKILAQILKELSETTVEGISTKEIDDKANELCKKYKSVPVFLNYQPYGADRPYPASICVSINDEIVHGIPNERPRILKTGDVVTLDMGISYQNMIVDSATTVGVGKVDAGAQKLMDVTRGALAAGIKASQVGARTGDIGLAIESFVKKNSKFGIAENLGGHGVGYEVHEDPFVPNIGKKGQGPALKPGMVIAVEPIINEGTPRATMDSDGYTYRTADGKRSAQFEHTIVITEKGPEILTVL; this is encoded by the coding sequence ATGATTACTATCAAAACACCCGAAGATATCGCAAAACTCCGAAAGGCAGGGAAAATCCTAGCTCAAATTTTAAAGGAACTATCAGAGACAACTGTGGAGGGTATTTCTACCAAGGAAATTGATGATAAGGCCAATGAACTTTGTAAAAAATATAAATCGGTTCCAGTTTTTCTAAATTATCAACCATATGGTGCCGATCGTCCCTATCCTGCAAGCATTTGCGTCTCCATCAATGATGAAATTGTACATGGTATTCCAAATGAAAGGCCTCGGATCTTGAAAACGGGCGACGTCGTCACTCTGGACATGGGTATTTCGTATCAAAACATGATTGTGGATAGCGCCACGACTGTCGGGGTTGGAAAGGTAGACGCGGGCGCCCAAAAGCTCATGGACGTCACGCGGGGGGCCTTGGCCGCTGGCATCAAAGCCTCACAGGTGGGCGCCCGCACCGGTGACATTGGCCTCGCTATTGAAAGTTTTGTCAAAAAAAACAGCAAGTTTGGTATCGCCGAAAATCTAGGCGGACATGGAGTGGGCTATGAAGTACATGAAGACCCTTTTGTGCCAAATATTGGCAAAAAAGGTCAAGGTCCCGCTCTCAAACCTGGCATGGTCATAGCCGTGGAGCCGATCATCAATGAAGGTACCCCTCGCGCTACTATGGATAGTGATGGTTACACCTATCGAACAGCCGATGGTAAGCGTAGCGCTCAGTTCGAACACACTATTGTTATCACCGAAAAAGGCCCAGAAATTTTGACTGTGCTATAA
- a CDS encoding nucleoside monophosphate kinase produces MKQPQTFIFIGRSGCGKGTQAELLKEHLIKQDKIAIEAMEKETGEVVAPENQTSVYYLETGLHFRSFMSEKGSSNKLASEVSALGNRQPDFLAIWMWSNLLIREFNPKDQLIIDGSPRSHEEAVILDTAMRFYKREMPFVVYLDVSREWSRKHLLSRGREDDIDIAMIEKRLDWYQRDVIPAINYFKENENYHFLHINGEQPVEKVQRDLINEINSRI; encoded by the coding sequence ATGAAACAACCCCAGACCTTTATTTTTATAGGCCGCTCAGGCTGTGGTAAGGGCACGCAGGCGGAGCTTCTAAAGGAGCACTTAATAAAACAGGACAAGATAGCGATTGAGGCTATGGAAAAGGAGACGGGAGAGGTTGTTGCGCCTGAAAACCAAACAAGTGTGTATTACCTGGAGACAGGCTTACATTTCCGGAGTTTTATGTCCGAAAAGGGTTCGTCCAATAAATTGGCTAGTGAAGTGTCAGCTTTAGGAAATCGCCAGCCAGATTTTTTAGCCATCTGGATGTGGTCCAATCTTTTGATCAGAGAATTCAACCCTAAAGATCAGCTAATTATCGATGGGTCACCCCGTTCTCATGAGGAAGCGGTTATTTTGGATACAGCCATGAGGTTTTATAAAAGAGAAATGCCCTTTGTGGTTTACCTGGATGTTAGTCGCGAATGGTCGCGTAAGCACCTGCTTTCGCGGGGGCGTGAGGACGATATTGATATTGCCATGATTGAGAAACGCCTAGACTGGTACCAGCGGGATGTTATTCCAGCTATCAATTATTTTAAGGAAAATGAGAATTATCATTTTTTACACATAAATGGCGAACAGCCAGTCGAGAAAGTGCAGCGTGATTTGATCAACGAAATCAATTCTCGCATCTAA